TGATACGTCGGGGTAATTACTACCCCTCGATTGGATGTGTTATAATTATGGGTAATTATTTGGGTCATGACACCGTAGCTGGTCGTATGGCAGCACGCACACCGGCGGTCGGGATCGACCACCCGACGATCGTTCCGACGAACTTCGAGCCCGAGGAGTGCGCGTTCCGTGGGGGCGAGGGGGAATCTGACGATCGCTAATCGAGGCGTGAAACGAAGGTTCTTGTAGGGGACGCAAGTAGAGGTGGATATGGGTCTCTTCGATCGGATACGCGGCGGTGAAGACCTGCCACGTGTCGCGTTTATCGGTATCGACGGCGTTCCACACACGCTCCTCTCCGAGCACCCCGAGCAGTTCCCGAACTTCGCCGCGATCGCCGACGAGGGGACGGCAAGCGCGATCGAGAGCATCGTCCCGCCCGAATCGAGCGCCTGCTGGCCCTCCCTGACCACCGGACAGAACCCCGGCGAGACCGGCGTCTACGGTTTTCAGGACCGCGAGAACGGCTCCTATGACACCTACGTTCCGATGGGCCGGGACGTGCAGGCCACCCGCCTATGGGACCGCGTCACGGAGGACAGCCGGAAGGCGACGGTGATGAACGTTCCCGTCACGTTCCCGCCCCAACGCACCGTCCAGCGGATGGTCTCGGGCTTCCTCTCGCCCGGGCTCGACAAGGCAGCCTACCCCGACGAGTTGCGAGAAACGCTGTCGGGGATCGACTACCGGATCGACGTCAACGCGAAGCTCGGCCACGACGAGGACAAGACCGACTTCGTCGAGGACGCCCACGCGACGCTCGATGCCCGGTACGAGGCTTTCGACCACTACATCCGCGAGGACGACTGGGACCTCTTCTTCGGCGTCTTCATGACGACCGACCGGGTCAACCACTTCCTGTTCGAGGACTACGAGCGCGACGGCGAGTACTACGAGGAGTTCATGGAGTTCTACCGGAAGCTCGACGGGTACATCGGCAAGCTCCGCGAGAGCCTCGCCGACGACGTCACCCTCGTGATCGCGAGCGATCACGGCTTTACGACCCTCGACTACGAGGTCCACTGCAACCAGTGGCTCGCAGAGGAGGGGTGGCTCTCCTTCGAGGACGATGAGCACTCCGAGCTGAGCGACATCTCCTCGGACGCCCGCGCGTACTCGCTGATCCCCGGTCGCTTCTACATCAACCTCGAGGACCGCGAGCCACGGGGAAGCGTTCCCGAAGAGGAGTACGAGGCCGTCCGGGAGGAACTCAAAGCCGACCTCGAAGCGCTCGAGGGGCCAAACGGCGAGGCGGTCTGCGAGCGCGTCGTCGAGAAGGAGGACGCCTTCCGGGGCGACCACGACGACATCGCGCCCGATCTCGTGGCGATCCCGAACCACGGCTTCGACCTGAAGTCCGGCTTCAAGGGCCACGGCGAGGTCTTCGGAAAGGGCCCGCGAAACGGGATGCACAGCTTCGACAACGCGACGCTGCACGTCGACGGCGAGGCCGCAATCAACGACGCCAACCTCTTCGACATCGCGCCGACGATCCTCGACCTGATGGAGGTCGAGTACGACCGCGGGGAGTTCGACGGCGCGAGCCTCATCTGAGCGGGAAGCGACAGCCTACTTCAACCCTCGTCACGTAGGACGGGTATGCTCTATCGCGACCTCGACGGTAGCGAGGCCGAAAGCCCTGAAGACCTCCGCGAACAGTACGAAGCGGAGCTCGCCGAGGTACTCGAATCGGTCGGCGTCGAGGAGGCCGCCGCCGAAACGGGAATCGAGCGAGACAGGCTCGACGCGCTCGTCGCGGGCGAGGCGCCCGAGATCACCGTCGAGGAAGCTTGTGAACTCCTCGCGCTCTCCGAGGACGAGCCGGACGCCGAGATCGTTCGGGCAGAAGTCGAGGACCGTCTCTTACTAGGCATGACCACCGCCGTGCTCGACGTGGACACGATCGCCGCGAACATCCAGAGGGATCTCTCGGGCAAGGAGGTCCACCAGCGCGTCGAGGGCCGCGCGCCGATGACGCTCGCCGAGTACGCCGAGATCCACCAGTTCATCGGCGAGCGAAAGCGATGAGGGTCGCAATAGTGGGCTGTGGCTACGTCGGGCTGGAACTCGGCCGACAGCTCACCGCCCGCGGCCACGAGGTCTGGGGCGTCCGGCGCTCCGACGAAGGAATTACGGCGATCGAGGAGGCGGGATTTCGGAGTGTGCGGGCCGACCTCACCGACCTCGAGGCGCTCTCGCGCGTTCCGGACGCCGACGCGCTGGTCTTCGCCGCGAGTTCGGGCGGGCGTGGCGCGACGGCCGCCCGTGAGGTCTACGTCGAGGGGCTTCGGACCACCATCGAGCACTTCGCGGAACGTGCCGATCCCCCCGATCGTCTGGTTTATACCTCCAGTACCGGGGTCTACGGTGATCACGGCGGCGACTGGGTCGACGAACGAACCGAGATCGACCCGACCACCGAGAAGACACGCGTGCTTCGGGAGGCCGAGGAGATCGCGCTCGACTCGCTCATCACGGGGACCGTCGTGCGCTTTGCGGGGCTGTACGGCCCCGACAGGTATCGCCTCGAACGCTATCTCGAAGGGCCGGTCACCGAGGGGTACCTGAACATGCTCCATCGTGACGACGCCGCCGGGGTCGTCCGCTACCTGCTTGAGGAGGATCTCGTCCGCGGCGAGACGGTGCTGGCCGTCGACGACGAGCCCGTCGGCAAGTGGGGCTTTGCGGACTGGCTCGCAGACCAGTGTGACCTGCCCGAGCCGCCGAAGGAGACCAAAGAGGAGCGCCTCGCCGACGCCGAGCTCTCGGAGCCCGCCCGCCGGCGGATCCTCACGAGCAAGCGCTGCTCGAACGAGACGCTGCGTGAACTGGGCTACGAGTTCTCGTATCCGACGTTTCGGGAGGGGTATCGTGAGGCGGTCAAGGCCTATCCGAGCCGGTAGGACGGGCAGTATATCCCCCTCGCGCCGGTAGGGACTTCATGGCGACGGCAGACGGCACCTGGGCCTACCAGGACCGCTTCGGCGACGAGTTCGGCCGGACGTACTTCAGGCGCTTCGGCGACGGCGTGGTCTCCAGTCTCGGGCTCGGCACCTATCTCGGCGAGCCGACCGACGCGGTCGACGAACGGTATGAGGAAGCGATCACAACGGCGCTCGAAAGCGGCTGTAACGTGCTGGATACGGCGATCAACTACCGTCACCAGCGAAGCGAGCGGGTCGTGGGACGGGCACTCGAAGGGAGCGAGATCGACCGCGATGCGGTGCTCGTCGCGACGAAGGGTGGCTTTCTCCCGTTCGACGGTGAGCGTCCTGTCGATCCGGGCGCGTTCGTCCGAGAGGAGTACGTCGACCCGGGGATCGTCGCCCGCGAGGAGTTGGCGCGGGGCAGTCACTGCATCGCGCCGGACTTCATCGAGGACCAACTGGATCGGTCCCTCGAAAACCTCGGGATCGGGACGGTCGACCTGTACTACGTCCACAACCCGGAGACACAGTTGGAAGCCCGCTCGCGCGAGGCGGTCTACGATCAGTTGGAGGAAACGTTCGCCCGGCTCGAGGAGCGCGTCGCGGCAGGTGACCTCCGGTACTACGGGGTCGCGACGTGGGACGCCTTTCGGGTCCGGTCCGAACACGAGAACTTCCTCTCGCTGCCCGAGATCGCCTCGCGGGCCCGGTCGGCGGCCAAGGCGGCGGGAAACACCGCGACCCATCTCCGCGCCATCCAACTGCCCTTCAACGTCCACATGGCCGACGGGTTCACCGTCGCGGCCCACGAGGGGGCCGAGGGGGCCGAAAGCGCGCTCTGGTTCGCCCAGAAGGCGGGGCTGAACGCCTTCGCGAGCGCGAGCCTCGGACAGGGCCGGCTCGCTTCGGGGCTGCCGGAGGCGGTCGCCGAGCGATTGGAGGGTGAGTCGGCGGTCCAGAAAGCAATCAACTTCGCGCGCAGCGCGCCGGGGGTGACGAGCGCGCTGGTCGGGGCGAGCGATCGAGAACACGTCCGCGAGGACCTCGACGCCTGCCGGTTCGACCCCATGGGTGCCGACGCCTTCGATTCGGTGTTCGAGTGATCTCCCCGACGGCTCGACTCGACCGCGGAGACGGCAACCCCGACGCGTTCCGAAAGGGTTGCCACCGAGCCGCGTCTCGGTAGCGGTAGTGACCCGGAGCCGGCTGTTCGTCTCGTTGTGCTCGCTGGCGTTCCTCGTCAACCTCGTTCGCGTGGTCTACGCGCCGCTCGTCGAGCCGCTGCAAGCCGCCTTTTCGGTGGGGCCCGGTACCATCGGGCTGGTCGTCACCCTCGTGTGGACCGGTAGCGCGCTTCCCCGGATCCCGATCGGCTACCTCCTGACGATCGTCCCGCGCCACCGGGTCGTCCTGTTGGCGGGCGCGACCCTGACGATATCGTCGTTGCTCGCCACCTTTGCGAACTCCGTTCTCACGCTCGCGCTGGGTGCCTTTCTGATCGGGACCGCGACGAGCGGGTACTTCGTCGCCGCGAACCCGCTGATCAGCGAGCTCTACACCGGGCAGATCGGGCGGATGATCGGGATCCACGGCGCGGTGATCCAGGTGGCCGCCGTGATCGCCGCGCCGCTGGTGACGCTCGCGCTGTTGGTCTCCTGGCGGCTCGTCTTCGCCCTGATCGCGCTCGGAGCGCTCGTTGCGACGCTCGTGCTCTACCGGATCGCGAAACGGACCGACCTCCCCGTCGCGAGCGGGGTCGACCGCGATTTCCTGGGGGCGATCCGCGGCGAGTGGCGACTCATCGCGCTCGGGGTCGTGGTCTTCGGCGCGACGAGCTTCGTCTGGCAGGGCGTGTTCAACTTCTACCCCTCCTACATGGAGACCGCCCGCGGGTTCGATCCGGGGCTGTCGCGCAACCTGCTGACGGTGGCCTTCGCCGCCGGCGTGCCCGCCTTCTGGGTCAGCGGGAGCCTCGTCGACCGCCTCCCGACGCTGCCGTACCTGCTCGCTGTCATCGGCTCGTTCATCGTCTGTGTCCTGTTGTTGACGGTGACGAACGGCCTGCACGGGATCGTCGTCCTGAGCGCGATCCTCGGCTACGCCATCCACAGCATGTTCCCCGCGGCCGACACCTTCTTGCTCTCGTCGTTCCCCGACGAACACCGCGGCGGCGCGTACGCCACCTTCAGCGGCGGGATGATGTTCGGACAGGCACTCGGAAGCTGGTTCGTCGGGGCGCTCGTCGAGTACGGGATCCCCTACGATACGGTGTTCCAGGGGCTCGCGCTCGGGCTCGTGGTTCCCATCACGGCGGTGACGGTGTTGGGCGCGACGAACCGGCTTCCGGCCGCCATCGACGCGTAACCGCCCGCTTTTACCCGCTCGCCCGAAGGGCCACTCGATGGAGTACGTCCAAGAGCGGGTCACGACGCTCCACGACCTGACGGGTCACACCCCCGACGCGCCCGTCGACCGCGCCGCCGTCATCGTCCCGATGACCGACCGCGAATACGCCGGACACGCCCCCGAACGCACGCTTTCGGTACTCGAAGGCGTTTCGCCCGCCCGCGTGATCGTCCCGCTTCGCGCACCCGCCGAACGCGTTCCCGCCTTCAAGTTGTGGCTCTCGGGGTTCGACCTCGAGACGACCATGTTGTGGTGTAACGCGCCCGAGGTCGACCGCCTGCTCGCGGAGCACGGCGTCGACCGGAGGGCGGGCAAGGGGCGGGACGTCTGGCTCGCCCTCGGGCTCGCCGCCCGCGAGGAGTTCGTCGCGGTCCACGACGCGGACGTGGCGAGCTACGACGCCTCGCAGGTTCCCCGACTGCTCGCGCCCCTCGCACTCGACAACGAGTTCGCGTTCTCGAAGGG
This window of the Halalkalicoccus subterraneus genome carries:
- a CDS encoding alkaline phosphatase family protein — encoded protein: MGLFDRIRGGEDLPRVAFIGIDGVPHTLLSEHPEQFPNFAAIADEGTASAIESIVPPESSACWPSLTTGQNPGETGVYGFQDRENGSYDTYVPMGRDVQATRLWDRVTEDSRKATVMNVPVTFPPQRTVQRMVSGFLSPGLDKAAYPDELRETLSGIDYRIDVNAKLGHDEDKTDFVEDAHATLDARYEAFDHYIREDDWDLFFGVFMTTDRVNHFLFEDYERDGEYYEEFMEFYRKLDGYIGKLRESLADDVTLVIASDHGFTTLDYEVHCNQWLAEEGWLSFEDDEHSELSDISSDARAYSLIPGRFYINLEDREPRGSVPEEEYEAVREELKADLEALEGPNGEAVCERVVEKEDAFRGDHDDIAPDLVAIPNHGFDLKSGFKGHGEVFGKGPRNGMHSFDNATLHVDGEAAINDANLFDIAPTILDLMEVEYDRGEFDGASLI
- a CDS encoding aldo/keto reductase, whose protein sequence is MATADGTWAYQDRFGDEFGRTYFRRFGDGVVSSLGLGTYLGEPTDAVDERYEEAITTALESGCNVLDTAINYRHQRSERVVGRALEGSEIDRDAVLVATKGGFLPFDGERPVDPGAFVREEYVDPGIVAREELARGSHCIAPDFIEDQLDRSLENLGIGTVDLYYVHNPETQLEARSREAVYDQLEETFARLEERVAAGDLRYYGVATWDAFRVRSEHENFLSLPEIASRARSAAKAAGNTATHLRAIQLPFNVHMADGFTVAAHEGAEGAESALWFAQKAGLNAFASASLGQGRLASGLPEAVAERLEGESAVQKAINFARSAPGVTSALVGASDREHVREDLDACRFDPMGADAFDSVFE
- a CDS encoding MFS transporter, with the translated sequence MTRSRLFVSLCSLAFLVNLVRVVYAPLVEPLQAAFSVGPGTIGLVVTLVWTGSALPRIPIGYLLTIVPRHRVVLLAGATLTISSLLATFANSVLTLALGAFLIGTATSGYFVAANPLISELYTGQIGRMIGIHGAVIQVAAVIAAPLVTLALLVSWRLVFALIALGALVATLVLYRIAKRTDLPVASGVDRDFLGAIRGEWRLIALGVVVFGATSFVWQGVFNFYPSYMETARGFDPGLSRNLLTVAFAAGVPAFWVSGSLVDRLPTLPYLLAVIGSFIVCVLLLTVTNGLHGIVVLSAILGYAIHSMFPAADTFLLSSFPDEHRGGAYATFSGGMMFGQALGSWFVGALVEYGIPYDTVFQGLALGLVVPITAVTVLGATNRLPAAIDA
- a CDS encoding DUF5791 family protein — protein: MLYRDLDGSEAESPEDLREQYEAELAEVLESVGVEEAAAETGIERDRLDALVAGEAPEITVEEACELLALSEDEPDAEIVRAEVEDRLLLGMTTAVLDVDTIAANIQRDLSGKEVHQRVEGRAPMTLAEYAEIHQFIGERKR
- a CDS encoding SDR family oxidoreductase; translated protein: MRVAIVGCGYVGLELGRQLTARGHEVWGVRRSDEGITAIEEAGFRSVRADLTDLEALSRVPDADALVFAASSGGRGATAAREVYVEGLRTTIEHFAERADPPDRLVYTSSTGVYGDHGGDWVDERTEIDPTTEKTRVLREAEEIALDSLITGTVVRFAGLYGPDRYRLERYLEGPVTEGYLNMLHRDDAAGVVRYLLEEDLVRGETVLAVDDEPVGKWGFADWLADQCDLPEPPKETKEERLADAELSEPARRRILTSKRCSNETLRELGYEFSYPTFREGYREAVKAYPSR